The following proteins come from a genomic window of Hydractinia symbiolongicarpus strain clone_291-10 chromosome 2, HSymV2.1, whole genome shotgun sequence:
- the LOC130629885 gene encoding transcription termination factor Rho-like: protein MGGTGKGIAGRHQKRHRKGRDLLRKARKGSDKGRQENRKRNQQGRGRQGMGGTGKGIAGRHQKRHRKGRDLLRKARKGSDKGRQENRKRNQQGRGRQGMGGTDKGIVSRQQKRHRKGTARKERQGRARHLNIHSFPFYNSKITYI, encoded by the exons atgggaggcacaggcaagggcatagcaggcaggcaccagaaaaggcataggaaaggAAGGGATTTATTAAGAAAGGCAAGGAAAGGGAGCGACAAAGGCAGGCAagaaaacaggaagaggaatcagcaaggcaggggtag gcaaggcatgggaggcacaggcaagggcatagcaggcaggcaccagaaaaggcataggaaaggAAGGGATTTATTAAGAAAGGCAAGGAAAGGGAGCGACAAAGGCAGGCAagaaaacaggaagaggaatcagcaaggcaggggtaggcaaggcatgggaggcacagacaAGGGCATAGTAAGCAGGCAACAGAAAAGACATAGAAAGGGAACGGCAAGAaaggaacggcaaggcagggccaGGCATTTAAATATACACTCCTTCCCCTTCTACAACTCGAAGATTACGTATATTTAA